A region of the Ornithinimicrobium ciconiae genome:
CGTCAAACCAGAAGGCGTCCTGGGGATCCATCGGGCGCCAGAGCGCGGTGAGCTCGACCGGTGCGCCGCCCACGTCAAGGATGTCACCGACCCCGACCCCCCACAGCTCGGCAGCGCCGGCGTGCAACGCCCCCTGGATCGGCTCGCTGTCGCCCTGCGGCCAGGCGCCCTCGACGACCTCGATGCGCTCAGTGAATAACTCGTCCTCGGCCGTGAGCGCCGGACCGGCCATGACGATCACCCGGCCGTCCTGATCGGCGACCGTGCGCGGCTCGGAGGCGATGGTGCGCTGGATCAGCACCTCTGTGGGTGCGAAGGCCTGACGGATGATCTGGCTGGCGGCGCTGTCCTGGGCCCCCGGGTCCTCAGCCAGCCGGGTCTGCGCCCGGATCCCGGCCTCGGTGGGCGCGGCATCACCGAGGGCGTGCCGGGCCGCGGTGGTGGCCGCCGCCTCGGAGTAGCCCAAGGTGCCGGCGATGATCGCTGTGGTGCCCGCAGCCAGGACCAGGATGGTCAGCAGCAGGCCAAGGCCCGCCCGTGCCCTCTTGGCGAGCAGCGCAGCAAAGCCCATCGATGTCCCTTCCCTGCCGCCTCACGGTGACGACCGACCCCTGGTCCAGATAGTGACTTTCGCACGTGCGTTAAGTCATCGCAACGACATTGCCCAACCGTTGCACTTTCGTGATGGACACCGAGCGGGGGCCCGGATCGTGAGAGGATCTTCGGCGTTCCCGACCATGACCCGAGGACTTCCGCCTGTGGCCTCACCCTCTCCCTCGCACGCCCGCACCCTGCGCCCAGATATTGAGGGGCTCCGGGCGATCGCGGTCGGTGTCGTGCTGCTCTACCACCTGCGGGTGCCCGGCCTCTCGGGCGGTTTCGCCGGCGTGGATGTCTTCTTCGTCATCTCCGGCTTCCTGATCACCGCGGCCCTGCTGCGCGAGGTTGAGCGCAGCGGGACGGTCTCCCTGGTCAACTTCTACGCGCGGCGGGCGCGCCGTCTGCTGCCCGCGGCGTCCGTGGTGATCCTGTTCACCCTGGTGGCCGGGTGGTTCGTGCTCCCGGTCAGCCAGCGGCCCGACCTGCTGAGCGACGTCTTCGGATCCACCCTGTATGTCGTCAACTGGGTCCTCGCCGGACGTTCCGTGGACTATCTGGCCGAGGGTGCTGGGGTCTCACCGCTGCAGCACTACTGGTCGTTGTCGGTGGAGGAGCAGTTCTATGTCCTCTGGCCGCTGCTGATCCTGCTGGCGGTCCTGGTGGCAGCCCGGCTGGGTCGGCGGCCACGCTCGACCATGCTGGTGCTCCTGTCGGTCCTCGGGGCTGCCTCGTTGGTGTGGTCGGTGGTGCACACCGCGTCCGAGCCGGCCCTGGCCTACTTCGTCACGACGACCCGCCTGTGGGAGCTGGCTGCCGGTGCGGTGCTCGCCTTCGCGGTGCCCCGGCTGCAGCAGGCACCGGCCTGGCTGTGCCAGCTCGCGGTCGCTGCCGGTGTCGTGATGATCGTGGTGACCGTCACGGTGTTCGATGCCTCCACCGCCTGGCCCGGCACTGCCGCCCTGGTGCCTGTCGTCGGGTCGGTCCTGGTCATCGCCGGGGGTATGCCCGAGCGTCCGACTGCGGTCGGCGCCCTGTTGAGCGTCGCGCCGATGGTGTGGATCGGGGGCCTGTCCTACGCCATCTACCTGTGGCACTGGCCTCTGGTCGTCCTGGCCGGGGTCCACTGGGGCGACCTGGGGGTGCCCGCGCTGGTCACGCTGGGAGTGCTGTCGATCCTGCTGGCGTGGGCCACCAAGCACCTGATCGAGGACCCGATCCGGTTCCGTCCCTCCCTGGCGGCCCGCCCCTGGGCGTCACTCGTCATGGGCGGGACGACGATGGCCCTGCTATGCGGTCTCGCCGGAGCCGCCTGGCTCACCCGACCCACCCTGGACGAGGCCACGACGACGCCGGGACCGGCGGCCCTGGTGGCCGACCCTGACGCGACCCCCTGGGAGCTGGTCGAGGACCCGACCTCGGTCTACGACGCGACCGGTCCGCTGGAGCCGGACCCGGCGCTCGCGCGCGACGACATACCGCACTACTACGCGGACGGTTGCCAGGTTGCGCAGGGGGACCCGAACCCCGCCCCCGAGTGTGTCTACGGTGACCCGGACTCCGGCACCGAGGTGGTGGTGTGGGGTGACTCCAAGCTGGGCCAGTACTTCTCCGGGTTCGAGGCCATCGCGCAGGACGAAGGGTGGCACCTGACGACCTACCTCAAGAGCGCCTGCGGAGCCACTGTCTCGGGTCACCACATGGAGGACTGCAACGAGTTCGGCCAGACCGTGGTCGACACCCTCGTGAGTCAGGAGGTGGCGCCGCACGTGGTGGTGATGAACTCCGGCGCCGGCCTGGACGACGAGCTGCTGGCCGGGATGCTGTCGGCCGCAACAGACCTGACCGAGGCTGGGATCCCGGTGCTCCTGCTGATGGACAACAGCTCGCCCGGCGCGGAGATCTATGAGTGTGCAGCCGAGAATATC
Encoded here:
- a CDS encoding acyltransferase family protein → MASPSPSHARTLRPDIEGLRAIAVGVVLLYHLRVPGLSGGFAGVDVFFVISGFLITAALLREVERSGTVSLVNFYARRARRLLPAASVVILFTLVAGWFVLPVSQRPDLLSDVFGSTLYVVNWVLAGRSVDYLAEGAGVSPLQHYWSLSVEEQFYVLWPLLILLAVLVAARLGRRPRSTMLVLLSVLGAASLVWSVVHTASEPALAYFVTTTRLWELAAGAVLAFAVPRLQQAPAWLCQLAVAAGVVMIVVTVTVFDASTAWPGTAALVPVVGSVLVIAGGMPERPTAVGALLSVAPMVWIGGLSYAIYLWHWPLVVLAGVHWGDLGVPALVTLGVLSILLAWATKHLIEDPIRFRPSLAARPWASLVMGGTTMALLCGLAGAAWLTRPTLDEATTTPGPAALVADPDATPWELVEDPTSVYDATGPLEPDPALARDDIPHYYADGCQVAQGDPNPAPECVYGDPDSGTEVVVWGDSKLGQYFSGFEAIAQDEGWHLTTYLKSACGATVSGHHMEDCNEFGQTVVDTLVSQEVAPHVVVMNSGAGLDDELLAGMLSAATDLTEAGIPVLLLMDNSSPGAEIYECAAENIDDLRACDFPPREPQGEALMAALSQEADLPLLDLRPWICPEGAECPVAIGGQLIYRQGSHITDTYGRSLTPFLYRELAELGYTEATPEEIRVDDVPTRSGRG